In the genome of Alphaproteobacteria bacterium, the window GGAGGCAACCTATCTCTAACGACTCCGATTGTTGCCCACCCTTGTGGGGTGGCCTGCCAACCGAAGCTCGTAAGAGCGTAGGTTGGCGGGAGTGACGGGACTCGAACCCGCGACCTCCGGCGTGACAGGCCGGCGCTCTAACCAACTGAGCTACACCCCCCATTGGTTCCAAAAATGGGTACTCTGTTCCTGGGAAACTGTCAACCACTGATTTAAAAAGCAAAGGACACTTTTCCCCATAGAAATGCTTCCGGGAACTATGTTATCGTCCCTTCGAAAGAATAATATTTTCAAATTTCGGAAGTTAATAAACACAAATAATATGCTCAATTACCTCCTTCGTCGTTTGCTTCTAATTATCCCAACTTTATTTGGAATTTTGGTCGTTAACTTTATCATCATCCAGGCAGCTCCTGGTGGTCCAGTAGAGCAAATGATCGCGAAAATTAAAGGCACTGATGTTTCTGCTACGGCCCGTTTCTCCGGTGAATCCAGTGAACTTGGCGCCTTTGGTGATAATCAGTTTAACCTGGCCGATGACGCTATCATGTCAAAGTACAAAGGCGCCCGTGGCCTTGACCCAGCTTTCATCAAAGAACTTGAGGTTCAATACGGTTTCGATAAGCCAGCCTATGAGCGTTTCTTTCTCATGGTAAAGAATTATCTTATGTTTGATTTTGGAAAGAGTTATTTTCGAGATACGCCTGTTATACAGCTCATTGTCCAAAAAATGCCTGTTTCTATTTCTCTTGGCATCTGGACTACCCTTATTGTGTACCTCATTTCTATTCCGCTAGGCATCCGAAAAGCCGTACTGGATGGGTCCCGTTTTGATATTGTTACAAGTTCCCTCATTATTATTGGTTACGCAATTCCAAGCTTCCTCTTCGCGCTGCTACTCATTATTCTCTTCGCTGGTGGTAGTTTTTGGGACTTTTTTCCGTTAAGAGGACTTGTCTCTGAGGACTGGAGCCAATTCAGCTGGCCCCATAAGATCACAGACTACTTTTGGCACATGGTCCTCCCCATTACCGCTATGGTCATTGGTGGATTTGCGAGCCTTACTCTTTTGACCAAAAATTCTTTCTTAGAGGAAATTCACAAACAATATGTCTTAACCGCCAGAGCCAAGGGACTAAGAGAAAAACAAGTGCTCTACGGCCATATTTTCAGAAACGCTATGCTTGTGGTTATTTCAGGATTTCCTGCCGCTGTTGTCCATATTTTCTTTAGCAGCGCTCTTCTTATTGAAGTTATCTTTTCTCTCGATGGACTTGGACTCCTGGGATTTGAAGCCACCATAAGTCGAGATTATCCCGTCATGTTTGGGGTTTTGTATATTTTCACCTTATTCAGTCTAGCAATTAATATCGTAGGAGACTTTACATATACCCTCATTGATCCTCGTATTGATTTTGAAAAACGCGAGGGTTAACTCTTGAATCTTTCCCCTCTAGCACAACACCGACTCAAGCAATTTTGTAAAAATCGTCGTGGCTTTTGGTCCCTCTGGATTTTCCTTGTTCTCTTTTTGATGACGGCCTTTGCAGAAATTATTGCAAACGATAAACCCCTCCTGGTGCGATACAAAGGAAGTTTTTATTGCCCCATCGTTTCCACCTATTCGGAAACAACTTTTGGGGGAGAATTCGAAACTGAGACCAACTACCGCGACCCTTATGTTAAAAAATTAATTGACGAACATGGCTGGATGATATGGCCTCTCATTCCTTACAACTATGACTCTATTAACTATAATCTTCCCTCTCCCGCCCCTTCACCCCCCAGCTTAAACAATTGGCTTGGAACAGATGACCAGGGGCGAGACTTGTTGGCTCGACTTATTTATGGTTTCAGAATTTCTGTCCTTTTTGGACTTCTTCTAACTTTTTTTGGGACCATTCTTGGTCTTTTGGCCGGAGGATCTCAGGGCTACTTTGGAGGCGTCATTGATCTTATCTTCCAGAGATTCGTCGAAATTTGGATTGGTCTCCCTATACTGTACCTTCTGATTATCCTTTCCAGTTTGGTAGAGCCAAACTTTTGGTGGCTCCTGGGACTTATGATCATGTTTAAATGGACATCCCTTGTCTATGTGGTCCGCGCTGAATTCTTAAAAGCCAGAAATTATGATTTTGTCAGAGCCGCACGTGCTTTAGGTGTGGCTTCCCCTGTTATAATGGTTCGTCATGTTCTCCCCAATGCAATGGTAGCTACCCTTACATTTATGCCTTTTATCCTTAATGCCTCCATCACAACACTTACATCTCTGGACTTTCTGGGATTTGGACTTCCGCCAGGTTCCCCCTCCCTAGGAGAAATTCTTGCCCAGGGGAAAAATAACCTTCATGCTCCCTGGCTTGGTATTTCTGGATTCATAACCATTGGAATTCTGTTAACTCTGTTAACCTTCATTGGAGAAGCTGTTCGCGATGCCTTTGATCCAAGAAAACTGAATTGGTAGGGAACCCATGGTAAAGAAAACTCAAACA includes:
- a CDS encoding ABC transporter permease; translation: MNLSPLAQHRLKQFCKNRRGFWSLWIFLVLFLMTAFAEIIANDKPLLVRYKGSFYCPIVSTYSETTFGGEFETETNYRDPYVKKLIDEHGWMIWPLIPYNYDSINYNLPSPAPSPPSLNNWLGTDDQGRDLLARLIYGFRISVLFGLLLTFFGTILGLLAGGSQGYFGGVIDLIFQRFVEIWIGLPILYLLIILSSLVEPNFWWLLGLMIMFKWTSLVYVVRAEFLKARNYDFVRAARALGVASPVIMVRHVLPNAMVATLTFMPFILNASITTLTSLDFLGFGLPPGSPSLGEILAQGKNNLHAPWLGISGFITIGILLTLLTFIGEAVRDAFDPRKLNW
- the yejB gene encoding microcin C ABC transporter permease YejB, giving the protein MLNYLLRRLLLIIPTLFGILVVNFIIIQAAPGGPVEQMIAKIKGTDVSATARFSGESSELGAFGDNQFNLADDAIMSKYKGARGLDPAFIKELEVQYGFDKPAYERFFLMVKNYLMFDFGKSYFRDTPVIQLIVQKMPVSISLGIWTTLIVYLISIPLGIRKAVLDGSRFDIVTSSLIIIGYAIPSFLFALLLIILFAGGSFWDFFPLRGLVSEDWSQFSWPHKITDYFWHMVLPITAMVIGGFASLTLLTKNSFLEEIHKQYVLTARAKGLREKQVLYGHIFRNAMLVVISGFPAAVVHIFFSSALLIEVIFSLDGLGLLGFEATISRDYPVMFGVLYIFTLFSLAINIVGDFTYTLIDPRIDFEKREG